The window AACAGACCCACCACTATCGACCTCACCATCACCAGCCAGCAACTCATTACTCGAGGGAGGCTGTGTCCTCGAAACACCCTGCTCGAGCAACTCCGAATTTACCTGCAACAAATCCCACGGATACGTCGCATCCACCCACATCCCCTCTGACTCGACCGCACGAACCGGAACTGGGCCGCCAGACTCCGAGTCGATCAGCCGCGAAATTGCATCGATGAGCGAGTGTTCACCAGCCTGTGGCTTCGTCTCGGCGATCGCATCAAACACTGCCGACTCGAGTGCATAGACTCCCGCATTAAGCCGATATTCCCGGTCATCGTGTGGCCGTTCGACCACCTCAGCAACCGGTGCTGTCGACTCAACTGGACCGTCAGTCTCGGTCTCGTCGGCAAGCAACACTCCGCCATACTCACTCACGTCGTGTCGGTGCAACACCCCAAGCGTCGCAACAGCATCTGTAGCCGTGTGTGCCGATTGAACGTCCTCAATAATCTGCTGATCAACGAGTTGGTCTCCGTTAATAACGAGTATCGGGCTAGAAACCGCATCTCGAGCACACAACAGTGCATGTCCAGTACCCAATTGCGTCCGCTGACGGACATACGTCAGCGGTACATTCCGGTATGATGGACCAAAATACGACTGCACACGCTCGCGTTGATAGCCAACAACGACTGTGATATCCGTACAGCCAGCATCGATCACCCGATCAAACACTCGAGCAAGAATCGGCTTCGTTGCCGCAGG is drawn from Natronolimnobius sp. AArcel1 and contains these coding sequences:
- a CDS encoding sugar phosphate nucleotidyltransferase; translation: MTTFAAVVLAAGEGSRLRPLTRNRPKPMLPAATKPILARVFDRVIDAGCTDITVVVGYQRERVQSYFGPSYRNVPLTYVRQRTQLGTGHALLCARDAVSSPILVINGDQLVDQQIIEDVQSAHTATDAVATLGVLHRHDVSEYGGVLLADETETDGPVESTAPVAEVVERPHDDREYRLNAGVYALESAVFDAIAETKPQAGEHSLIDAISRLIDSESGGPVPVRAVESEGMWVDATYPWDLLQVNSELLEQGVSRTQPPSSNELLAGDGEVDSGGSVVVSQTAHDRSDISVHDTAIVREPVVIAPCCEIGPGAVVGPYACLGENVTVESEAVVTHSVLDTDSRVRASATVVECVAGQAVEIGVGSTVTGGPGDVRVGDRVFEAAQLGALLADNTRDEGSVTYAPGTIVGPDVRVQAGVTVRGTVAAGTEVRS